From a region of the Nonlabens dokdonensis DSW-6 genome:
- a CDS encoding DUF4331 family protein encodes MKIFKYILTVAIAATLTVSCDNDDDFTGEPVTTDFTGTFTTQDQMGRPGINTVLSGSDANKNNFNVTTPETQLAQFSGIFNNTLVAYYNAYGASFENNILGLDQGQTTAVLSLDVLQVAQNAPTSYFTDTSSFLTGRRLEDDVIDVSLIVLFGGNTGARFDGMNGTPNLVSDNVGLEPGVTSTTFPYLVPASF; translated from the coding sequence ATGAAAATATTCAAATATATATTAACAGTTGCCATTGCAGCCACTCTAACTGTAAGCTGTGACAACGACGATGACTTTACAGGAGAGCCTGTAACTACAGATTTTACTGGAACCTTCACGACTCAAGATCAAATGGGTAGACCAGGAATTAACACGGTTCTTTCTGGAAGTGATGCAAACAAAAATAATTTTAATGTTACTACGCCAGAAACTCAATTAGCTCAGTTTTCTGGAATATTCAACAACACCTTAGTCGCTTATTATAATGCTTATGGAGCAAGTTTTGAAAACAACATTTTAGGACTAGATCAAGGTCAAACGACTGCGGTTTTATCATTAGATGTATTACAAGTAGCACAAAATGCACCGACTTCATATTTTACTGATACTAGTAGTTTCTTAACTGGTCGTAGATTAGAAGACGATGTAATTGATGTATCATTAATTGTACTATTCGGTGGTAACACTGGAGCAAGATTTGATGGTATGAATGGAACACCTAATTTAGTTTCAGATAACGTAGGTCTTGAGCCTGGAGTAACTAGTACTACTTTTCCTTATCTAGTGCCAGCATCATTTTAA
- a CDS encoding DUF4331 family protein, with protein MKKIALWSTLAIVAIASFIIAADHLDAPNVASQPSDIADFFAFEGENPNSTVFIVTLPASSAASNFDENVMIEINIDNTGADVPGAFPASVGVTEELVIQALRQGDRMYFFGPYAPDSTSLSSTIDTNEAIGSVAINSQGETLTGGIRAFAGQRQDAFFFDFQQFNTVIGTAPADGFGTTGTNAFANANVNAIVVEVPNSLLGTAPTHLADQFRAGLQVPVYGLPNSYNVWVETKRRN; from the coding sequence ATGAAAAAAATTGCCCTATGGTCCACACTTGCGATAGTAGCTATTGCTAGTTTTATAATTGCGGCCGATCACTTAGACGCTCCTAATGTAGCCTCACAACCATCTGACATTGCAGACTTTTTTGCTTTTGAAGGTGAGAATCCTAATTCTACTGTTTTTATAGTCACTTTACCTGCTTCAAGCGCAGCATCAAATTTTGATGAAAATGTGATGATAGAAATCAATATAGATAATACCGGTGCAGATGTTCCTGGAGCTTTTCCAGCATCAGTAGGTGTTACAGAAGAGCTAGTAATTCAAGCGTTGAGACAAGGAGATAGAATGTATTTCTTTGGACCTTATGCTCCAGATTCAACATCTTTAAGTAGTACTATCGATACTAACGAAGCTATAGGTAGTGTTGCAATCAACTCTCAAGGAGAAACTTTAACTGGTGGAATCCGTGCGTTTGCAGGACAACGTCAGGATGCATTTTTCTTTGACTTCCAACAATTCAATACAGTTATAGGTACTGCACCAGCTGATGGATTTGGAACAACAGGAACTAATGCTTTTGCAAATGCAAACGTAAATGCAATAGTAGTAGAAGTGCCTAATTCTTTATTAGGAACAGCACCTACTCACCTTGCAGATCAGTTCCGTGCAGGTTTACAAGTTCCAGTTTATGGATTACCTAATTCTTACAATGTTTGGGTAGAAACTAAAAGAAGAAACTAA
- a CDS encoding anti-sigma factor yields the protein MDTQELINSGDLELYVCGVLELERSIEITKELKKNIPLQLEVQQIEETYMKLATGLAPSKNELELFDRLQTIIGKDTSVEIVKTRPNYLAWAAAAALLISSGYLYVTNNDLTDTNSNLENQVVTVQQDNEILNSEIENVKSVNNDYEEALAFIKDKNTVKVDLAGQKGFENSYATAFYNDQEDVTYIDVSGLPEAPSDKSYQLWSLTLNPLTPTSLGVVENSNSLLRVENDNASQAFGITLEEYGGAAGPNLEQLYTLGVIDQ from the coding sequence ATGGATACTCAAGAATTAATTAACAGCGGTGATTTAGAGCTCTACGTATGTGGAGTGCTAGAATTAGAGCGTTCCATAGAAATAACTAAGGAACTCAAAAAGAACATTCCTCTTCAATTAGAAGTACAACAAATTGAAGAGACATATATGAAGCTTGCTACTGGTTTAGCACCTTCTAAAAATGAATTAGAACTATTTGATAGACTACAAACTATAATAGGAAAAGACACTTCTGTAGAGATCGTTAAAACTCGACCTAATTATCTGGCTTGGGCGGCAGCGGCAGCATTACTGATAAGCTCCGGTTATTTGTATGTAACAAATAATGACCTGACAGATACCAATTCTAATCTAGAAAATCAAGTAGTAACAGTCCAACAAGACAATGAGATTCTCAATTCAGAAATTGAGAACGTAAAATCGGTTAACAACGATTATGAAGAAGCTCTTGCCTTTATAAAAGATAAAAATACGGTAAAAGTCGACCTTGCTGGACAAAAAGGGTTTGAAAACTCCTATGCAACTGCTTTTTATAACGATCAAGAAGATGTTACTTACATAGATGTTTCAGGATTACCTGAAGCTCCTAGCGATAAGTCTTATCAACTATGGTCGCTTACATTAAATCCGCTTACGCCTACCAGTTTGGGAGTTGTAGAAAATAGCAATAGTCTATTACGAGTAGAGAATGATAATGCTTCTCAAGCCTTCGGTATCACATTAGAAGAATACGGCGGCGCTGCTGGACCTAACTTAGAACAGCTGTATACCTTAGGTGTTATAGATCAATAA
- a CDS encoding YdeI/OmpD-associated family protein, with translation MVFEFNTSIGHNGFMGLIAIPDDVAMQAVQDRVKRVVANLSHKEKEITLYAAISKRHGSYSMMFSKANQKKLEVQQGDTIQVRMQEDTSKYQAPMTEELEAVLLSDYEAYEIFENLLPGKQRNIIFMIYNAKGSQKKVDLALNAMENLKIGNHNPMKFEKLL, from the coding sequence ATGGTTTTTGAGTTTAACACTTCAATAGGTCATAATGGTTTTATGGGTTTAATTGCAATACCAGATGATGTAGCTATGCAAGCTGTTCAAGATCGTGTAAAGCGAGTTGTAGCAAACTTGTCACATAAAGAAAAAGAAATCACTTTATACGCTGCCATTTCTAAGAGACATGGCTCCTACTCTATGATGTTTTCAAAGGCAAATCAAAAAAAGCTAGAAGTACAACAAGGAGACACCATTCAAGTAAGAATGCAAGAAGATACAAGTAAATATCAAGCACCTATGACTGAGGAACTGGAAGCTGTATTATTAAGTGATTATGAAGCTTATGAAATATTTGAAAATCTACTTCCTGGCAAACAGCGCAATATTATTTTTATGATTTACAACGCAAAAGGCTCACAAAAAAAAGTAGACTTAGCTCTCAATGCCATGGAAAATTTAAAAATAGGTAATCACAATCCTATGAAATTTGAGAAACTCTTATGA
- a CDS encoding bifunctional alpha/beta hydrolase/OsmC family protein, with product MNFEKVSFKNANGYDLSGRMELPADRQPHNYAIFAHCFTCSKNFSATKNITRALTTSGYSVLRFDFTGLGDSDGDFADTNFSGNVEDLLAAIDYLKDNYKAPSLLIGHSLGGAAVIFASAKASSIKAVATIGAPSDTKHVRHLFGDQLEAIIENGEATVQLSGRPFKIKEQFLRNINEQEVTKKLQELRKPILIAHSPQDTTVGIQHAEKLYHAAIHPKSFVSLDGADHLLLDKVDSKYIGEVIASWAKRYVSQETENDLKTRDQVAASLGNEEAFTTQIVAGKHYLTADEPESVGGNDFGPTPYDLLSSGLAACTVMTIQMYAKRKKWIIENVECHITYDKQHALDCQNCEEDTAKIDTFTRSIKITSTLDDKQLQRILQIADKCPVHKTLHSETQIITKLI from the coding sequence ATGAATTTTGAAAAAGTAAGCTTTAAAAACGCAAATGGATATGACTTAAGTGGTAGAATGGAATTACCTGCCGATAGACAACCTCATAACTATGCGATTTTTGCGCATTGTTTTACCTGCAGTAAGAACTTTAGCGCTACAAAAAATATAACTAGAGCTTTAACCACTTCTGGTTACAGTGTTTTAAGATTTGACTTTACAGGTTTAGGCGATTCTGATGGTGATTTTGCTGATACTAACTTTTCAGGAAACGTGGAAGATTTATTAGCTGCGATAGATTACTTAAAAGATAATTATAAAGCTCCTTCTCTACTCATAGGTCATAGTCTAGGCGGTGCTGCTGTTATATTCGCTTCCGCGAAAGCGAGTTCCATAAAAGCTGTAGCAACCATTGGCGCTCCTAGCGATACAAAGCATGTGCGTCATTTATTTGGTGATCAACTAGAAGCCATTATAGAAAATGGTGAAGCAACGGTTCAATTAAGCGGACGACCGTTTAAAATAAAAGAACAATTTCTTAGAAATATTAATGAGCAAGAAGTAACTAAAAAACTTCAGGAATTAAGAAAACCTATTTTGATCGCACATTCTCCACAAGATACAACAGTAGGAATCCAGCACGCTGAGAAACTGTATCATGCCGCTATACATCCTAAAAGTTTTGTAAGTCTCGATGGAGCTGATCATTTACTCCTAGATAAAGTAGATTCTAAATATATAGGTGAGGTAATAGCTAGCTGGGCAAAGCGCTATGTCTCTCAAGAAACAGAAAATGATTTAAAAACAAGAGATCAAGTTGCGGCGAGTTTAGGAAATGAAGAAGCATTTACTACTCAAATTGTTGCTGGTAAACATTACTTAACCGCCGATGAACCAGAAAGCGTAGGCGGTAATGATTTTGGACCAACTCCTTATGATTTACTTTCTAGCGGTCTTGCAGCTTGTACTGTTATGACCATACAGATGTACGCCAAAAGAAAAAAATGGATCATTGAAAATGTGGAATGCCATATAACTTACGATAAACAACATGCCCTAGACTGTCAAAACTGTGAAGAGGACACGGCTAAAATAGACACCTTTACCAGAAGTATAAAAATTACTAGTACTCTAGATGATAAGCAGTTGCAACGTATCTTACAAATCGCAGATAAATGTCCTGTTCATAAAACGCTGCATTCTGAAACACAAATAATTACAAAATTAATCTAA
- a CDS encoding tetratricopeptide repeat protein, whose product MKNSFLLLLFLSIITVSCNQTTDKNGQENADIVTVQKDYNSYLNKDNSALIATLKSDIDSLEKIIAVNNTGVLDLGRLSSKLNLLYDLKGDVNHLNRSVEMQEAVVKNMYIEPEKSKYALAQAYIKQHRFKKADSLMRSFAADASTKESQLLFFDIAMELGDYTRAEKMLNAIQNQKNYNYLIRAAKWNDYKGDLDATIRLMEEAKTLADQSGNPSIQIWSNSNIADYYGHDGQIQNSYDHYIKTLELDPDNTYALKGIAWIAYSHEKNPEEALRILKKLKERHPLPDYDLDIAEIKEFQNKSEDADSLRKNFLAEVENDAYGAMYNTYKIEQLLSGNEADKAKALEIAKIEIDNRSTPETQSLLSYAMLKNNLTKEALENQKKYVIDKTYEPVAQLHSLEILLANDEKNKALTYTEELSAASYELGPVTMKNYYEILEEI is encoded by the coding sequence ATGAAAAATTCCTTTTTGCTCCTCCTTTTTCTTTCCATAATAACTGTATCTTGTAATCAAACGACAGATAAGAATGGGCAAGAAAATGCCGATATAGTAACTGTACAAAAAGACTATAACTCCTACTTGAACAAGGATAATTCTGCATTAATAGCAACCTTAAAATCTGATATAGATAGTCTTGAAAAAATTATTGCAGTAAACAATACTGGCGTATTAGACTTAGGAAGACTCTCTTCTAAACTCAACTTACTATACGATTTAAAAGGAGATGTGAACCATCTCAATAGATCAGTTGAGATGCAAGAAGCTGTAGTGAAAAACATGTACATAGAGCCTGAGAAATCCAAATATGCCTTAGCTCAAGCCTATATCAAACAACATAGATTTAAAAAAGCAGATAGTTTAATGCGTTCTTTTGCCGCTGATGCAAGCACAAAAGAAAGCCAATTGCTATTTTTTGACATTGCTATGGAATTAGGAGATTATACTCGTGCAGAAAAGATGCTTAACGCTATTCAAAATCAAAAGAATTACAACTATTTGATCAGAGCTGCAAAATGGAATGATTATAAAGGTGATCTTGATGCTACTATTCGATTAATGGAAGAAGCAAAAACTCTTGCAGATCAAAGTGGTAATCCTTCTATCCAAATATGGAGCAATTCTAATATTGCAGACTACTACGGACATGATGGTCAAATTCAAAATTCTTATGACCACTATATTAAAACACTCGAATTAGATCCAGATAATACATATGCACTTAAGGGAATCGCCTGGATAGCCTATTCTCATGAAAAAAATCCTGAAGAGGCATTACGTATATTAAAAAAACTAAAAGAGCGTCATCCACTACCAGATTACGATCTTGATATTGCAGAAATAAAAGAGTTTCAAAATAAAAGCGAGGATGCAGATTCTTTAAGAAAAAACTTCCTAGCTGAAGTTGAAAATGACGCTTATGGAGCGATGTACAATACTTATAAAATTGAACAATTACTGTCTGGAAATGAAGCAGATAAAGCTAAAGCTCTTGAGATCGCAAAAATTGAAATTGACAACCGCTCAACTCCAGAGACTCAAAGCCTGTTAAGCTATGCTATGCTTAAAAATAACCTTACTAAAGAAGCTTTAGAAAATCAAAAGAAGTATGTAATTGATAAAACTTATGAACCGGTAGCACAACTACACTCCTTAGAAATCCTATTGGCAAATGATGAAAAAAATAAAGCACTCACTTACACGGAAGAGCTGTCTGCCGCATCTTATGAGTTGGGTCCTGTCACTATGAAGAACTATTATGAGATTCTTGAAGAAATTTAA
- a CDS encoding superoxide dismutase family protein, whose protein sequence is MKKLIIGIMALTLSISVSSCKEAKEEVETEAHDHEHTHDGETHSHEHDGDDHHSDDMDKAGTKLMVGKEVMVPMSAKSGSNVSGTITFTQNEKEVAMNVDLKGLTPGMHAIHIHQNGDCSSDDGKSAGGHWDPTSEAHGKWGDEMHHSGDIGNLEVGEDGMATLDFSTDKWCIGCDDETRNIVGKGVIVHASADDFESQPSGAAGAREACGVIE, encoded by the coding sequence ATGAAAAAATTAATAATTGGAATAATGGCACTTACCTTATCAATAAGTGTATCTTCTTGCAAAGAAGCAAAAGAAGAAGTAGAAACAGAAGCACACGATCATGAACATACTCATGATGGAGAAACTCACAGTCATGAGCACGATGGCGACGATCATCATAGTGATGATATGGATAAAGCAGGTACTAAATTAATGGTAGGAAAAGAAGTAATGGTTCCTATGTCTGCAAAAAGTGGTAGTAATGTAAGTGGTACTATTACCTTCACTCAGAATGAAAAAGAAGTAGCCATGAATGTGGATTTGAAAGGATTGACTCCTGGAATGCATGCAATTCACATACACCAAAATGGTGATTGTAGCTCAGACGACGGAAAAAGCGCTGGTGGACACTGGGATCCTACAAGTGAAGCTCATGGAAAATGGGGTGACGAGATGCATCACTCAGGTGATATAGGTAACCTAGAAGTAGGAGAAGATGGAATGGCTACATTAGATTTTAGCACTGATAAATGGTGTATAGGATGCGATGATGAAACACGTAATATCGTAGGTAAAGGTGTAATCGTTCACGCAAGTGCTGACGATTTTGAATCTCAACCTAGTGGTGCTGCAGGAGCTAGAGAAGCCTGTGGAGTAATTGAATAA
- a CDS encoding 2TM domain-containing protein produces the protein MDHINKASEKYKKAARRVEEIKAFYHHLIVFTIINLSILAFVLLFEGDLMFFFIVSVLGWGIGLASHAIRVFEINPFTNKEWEKRKIQEILDQDQFNI, from the coding sequence ATGGATCATATCAACAAAGCATCAGAGAAATATAAAAAAGCAGCGAGAAGAGTAGAGGAAATCAAAGCCTTTTATCATCACCTTATTGTGTTTACTATAATTAACTTATCCATTCTAGCATTTGTTTTACTTTTTGAAGGAGATTTAATGTTCTTCTTTATTGTAAGTGTTTTGGGTTGGGGAATCGGGCTTGCGTCACATGCCATTAGAGTATTTGAAATCAATCCGTTTACTAATAAAGAATGGGAAAAGCGTAAAATTCAAGAGATTCTTGATCAGGATCAATTTAATATTTAA
- a CDS encoding histidine kinase: MNLKRFYKFLIASIAISITINLINAYFRGKFLNFEGELEGFLVNFMFTIVLSSGNQWWFDFLGKKLSWRDESTKRLIYGAIGSVVLTMLLLSFLNFFTYVVIYDTTIQEFLDDQETEWYVFGLIITLFVSAIYHAIYFYKASQAQKVNEQKTIARSATAQFDALKNQLDPHFLFNSLNVLVSLIEENPKAATKFTTSLSKVYRYVLEQRNKELVSVDEELKFARTYVGLLKTRFEDSIEIEIPEQGSIENAKVVPLSLQLLIENAVKHNIVSSNKPLKLNIYEQDQFLVIENNLQKKQVIKESSGVGLQNIESRYRLLTKRQMTINETTDTFKVSVPILTNQSESVNLNTIDMENTEDIRLTKAKLRVDSIKDFYDNAVKTLVILAFLAAINAFTGGFPWVIFPAIGMGISLLFKYMRTFNKNFFLGESWKERKINELMNNERF, translated from the coding sequence ATGAACTTAAAACGATTTTACAAATTTTTAATAGCGAGTATTGCCATATCTATAACTATAAACTTGATCAATGCTTATTTCCGAGGAAAATTTTTAAATTTTGAAGGAGAGTTGGAAGGTTTCTTGGTCAACTTCATGTTTACCATTGTGCTATCATCAGGTAATCAATGGTGGTTTGATTTTCTAGGTAAAAAACTTTCATGGCGGGATGAGTCGACTAAACGTTTAATATACGGTGCCATAGGATCTGTTGTACTAACGATGTTATTGCTATCTTTTCTTAATTTCTTTACGTACGTTGTAATATATGATACTACAATTCAAGAGTTCCTAGATGATCAAGAAACAGAATGGTATGTCTTTGGATTGATAATAACACTTTTTGTTTCGGCTATTTATCATGCGATTTATTTTTATAAAGCGAGCCAAGCTCAAAAAGTAAACGAACAAAAAACCATTGCAAGATCTGCAACAGCACAATTTGATGCGCTTAAGAATCAATTAGATCCGCATTTTTTATTTAATAGTCTAAATGTTCTGGTGTCCTTAATCGAAGAAAATCCTAAAGCGGCTACAAAATTTACAACCTCGCTTTCTAAAGTTTATAGATATGTACTAGAACAAAGAAATAAGGAACTGGTGTCTGTAGATGAGGAACTAAAGTTTGCTAGAACTTATGTAGGACTGCTCAAAACAAGATTTGAAGATAGCATTGAAATAGAAATACCAGAGCAAGGCTCTATAGAAAACGCAAAGGTGGTTCCTCTTAGTTTGCAATTACTCATAGAAAATGCAGTAAAACATAATATTGTAAGTAGTAATAAACCTTTGAAGCTCAATATTTATGAGCAAGATCAGTTTCTAGTCATAGAAAATAACCTGCAAAAGAAACAAGTGATAAAGGAGAGTAGTGGAGTAGGTTTACAAAATATTGAGAGTAGATACAGATTGCTTACTAAGAGGCAAATGACTATAAATGAAACTACAGACACTTTTAAAGTAAGTGTTCCTATACTTACTAATCAATCAGAATCAGTAAACCTAAATACAATTGACATGGAAAATACGGAGGACATAAGACTTACTAAAGCAAAACTGCGAGTAGATAGTATTAAAGACTTTTATGATAATGCAGTGAAGACGCTGGTAATCCTAGCATTCTTAGCAGCTATAAATGCATTTACAGGTGGTTTTCCTTGGGTGATTTTCCCTGCTATAGGAATGGGAATTAGTTTGCTATTTAAATACATGAGAACATTTAACAAGAACTTCTTTTTAGGAGAATCATGGAAAGAGCGCAAGATCAACGAACTAATGAATAATGAAAGGTTTTAA
- a CDS encoding LytR/AlgR family response regulator transcription factor — protein sequence MSDFKAIIIEDEKPAARRLNRMLGELDIVPEAMLHSVQESVDYLLNNDAPDLIFLDIQLSDGLSFEIFDQVDVKSAIIFTTAYDEYALQAFKLNSIDYLLKPIDEDELKIAVEQFVSRFRESENNNNKAATINFDDIAKLLGNPVDRKFKKRYTAKVGEHLKLFHTEDIQLFFSENKGTYLHIDNGRNYLIDTKLEALENELDPEKFFRISRQAIIHVNAIDDMISYTNSRLQIKIKTFKEMDLIVSRERVKDFKSWLER from the coding sequence ATGTCAGATTTTAAAGCAATAATTATTGAAGATGAAAAGCCAGCAGCAAGGAGATTAAATAGAATGCTGGGAGAACTTGATATCGTTCCAGAAGCCATGCTTCACTCGGTGCAGGAGTCAGTAGACTACTTATTAAATAACGATGCACCAGATCTTATTTTCCTTGATATTCAATTAAGTGATGGATTATCATTTGAAATATTTGATCAAGTAGATGTTAAAAGCGCCATCATTTTTACAACTGCATATGACGAATATGCACTTCAGGCGTTTAAGCTTAACAGCATAGACTATTTACTCAAACCTATTGATGAAGATGAATTAAAGATTGCAGTAGAGCAATTTGTATCCCGCTTTCGCGAAAGCGAGAACAACAACAATAAAGCGGCAACCATAAACTTTGATGACATTGCAAAACTCCTAGGTAATCCAGTCGATCGTAAATTTAAAAAAAGATATACAGCAAAAGTAGGCGAGCACTTAAAGCTGTTCCATACTGAAGACATACAATTGTTTTTTTCTGAAAATAAGGGAACTTATCTTCATATAGATAACGGTAGGAATTATTTAATAGACACAAAACTGGAAGCTCTAGAGAATGAATTAGATCCAGAAAAGTTTTTCCGCATTTCAAGACAAGCAATTATACATGTGAATGCAATAGATGACATGATTTCTTACACAAATTCACGTTTGCAAATAAAAATAAAGACATTTAAAGAAATGGATTTAATTGTTAGTAGAGAACGAGTTAAAGACTTCAAATCATGGCTAGAAAGGTGA
- a CDS encoding VF530 family protein — MKILSWNMNRHDGDQENSSNSACKDLILEHDADVVILTHTNLNFQLGGIYKRISTQEMPLRHDGIVYKEGENRVSIYTKYPLKNKVKTYDDHNSICQMLDTPLGNLNIYGTVIGANIELFESDLLEQKDDLERIEGAICYVGDYQMSFVKPFLPNEEKVKDMQAFADSQKMAILTADFENLMSHVTISKSFLKGNTTKLDLFEVPSHISNKEIIVVEIKKKEIKKQVNNPLHGVKLAYMLEKLVDHYGWNELGDRIRINSFNSNPGFKSSLKFLRKTDWARKKVEDLYVETFVE, encoded by the coding sequence ATGAAAATACTAAGCTGGAATATGAATCGCCATGATGGTGATCAAGAAAACTCGTCTAATAGTGCGTGCAAAGATCTTATCCTAGAGCACGATGCTGATGTAGTTATTCTAACACATACTAATTTGAACTTTCAGTTAGGCGGGATCTATAAAAGAATTTCTACTCAAGAAATGCCATTGCGTCATGACGGCATTGTTTATAAAGAAGGTGAAAACAGAGTTAGTATTTATACCAAATACCCCTTAAAGAATAAGGTCAAAACTTATGATGACCATAATAGTATCTGTCAAATGCTAGATACGCCCTTAGGCAACCTGAATATCTATGGAACTGTAATAGGTGCAAATATTGAGCTTTTTGAGTCAGATCTATTAGAGCAAAAAGACGATCTAGAACGAATAGAAGGCGCTATTTGTTACGTAGGTGATTATCAAATGAGCTTTGTTAAACCTTTTTTACCAAATGAAGAGAAAGTAAAGGACATGCAAGCCTTTGCAGATTCTCAAAAAATGGCCATCCTCACTGCCGACTTTGAAAATCTCATGAGCCATGTAACGATTAGCAAATCGTTCCTAAAAGGAAACACCACAAAGCTTGATCTTTTTGAAGTACCATCTCACATTTCTAATAAAGAAATCATAGTCGTAGAGATCAAAAAAAAGGAAATCAAAAAGCAAGTTAATAATCCGTTACACGGTGTGAAACTTGCTTATATGCTAGAAAAACTAGTAGATCATTACGGCTGGAATGAACTGGGCGATCGCATCAGGATCAATTCCTTCAATTCAAACCCAGGATTTAAATCAAGCTTAAAGTTTTTACGCAAAACAGATTGGGCTAGAAAAAAAGTAGAGGATTTGTATGTGGAGACTTTTGTGGAATAA
- a CDS encoding SixA phosphatase family protein, with amino-acid sequence MNKILFLLAFSLVSCFSSNDNKSPEELQKEQLTTFYFIRHAEKMTDQGSDPELTDQGTARANDWVNYFFIKDVDHVISSDFKRTKATAAPLAKSKKLDIELYDVRKATGKSLLEKYRGKTVALFGHSNTINKYANALQKDSIYNDLEDSDYDHFFVVRIDKDGNSSAVKEVMGFQE; translated from the coding sequence ATGAATAAAATACTTTTTTTACTCGCTTTTAGTCTGGTTTCTTGTTTTAGCTCTAACGATAATAAGTCACCAGAAGAATTACAAAAGGAACAACTCACTACTTTTTATTTTATACGTCATGCAGAGAAAATGACAGATCAAGGTAGCGATCCAGAGTTAACAGATCAAGGTACTGCAAGAGCAAATGACTGGGTGAATTATTTTTTTATCAAGGATGTAGATCACGTAATTTCTTCTGATTTCAAAAGAACTAAAGCTACTGCTGCACCACTTGCAAAATCTAAGAAGTTAGATATAGAACTTTACGATGTGAGAAAAGCTACTGGTAAATCATTGTTAGAAAAGTATAGAGGTAAAACTGTTGCTTTATTTGGGCACAGTAATACAATTAATAAATATGCAAACGCATTGCAAAAGGATAGCATCTATAACGACTTAGAAGATTCTGATTACGATCATTTCTTTGTTGTACGTATAGATAAAGATGGTAATTCTAGTGCAGTTAAGGAGGTAATGGGCTTTCAGGAATAA
- a CDS encoding 2TM domain-containing protein, producing the protein MNPNESYQDRYNRAVEKVEEIRAFYNHAIIYVVINILLIAVNYYHNEWSFIWFIFPLLGWGIGLAAHGFGTFGGNPLTNEKWKERKIKEILEKEENNI; encoded by the coding sequence ATGAATCCTAATGAAAGCTATCAAGACCGATACAATCGGGCAGTAGAAAAGGTAGAAGAAATAAGAGCCTTTTACAATCACGCAATTATTTATGTTGTAATTAATATCTTATTAATTGCAGTGAATTATTACCATAATGAATGGAGTTTTATTTGGTTTATTTTTCCGCTTTTAGGTTGGGGCATAGGTCTAGCAGCCCATGGTTTCGGAACTTTTGGCGGGAATCCGTTGACAAATGAAAAATGGAAAGAACGTAAGATTAAAGAAATTCTAGAAAAAGAAGAAAATAATATTTAG
- a CDS encoding RNA polymerase sigma factor, protein MSAQPDLLIERMKSGDQTAFTRVYDRYQEALHGVIYNIVKNRDVSEEILQDVFIKIWNNSDSYDSAQGRFFTWALNISRNASIDYLRSKRHKDGLKNLSTDNFVDILETSEDLDNSTNAIYLKKWINKLEPMCIKIIDVIFFKGFTFNDGAKELDMPSGTLKTRHRKCMMALRNMILN, encoded by the coding sequence ATGAGTGCACAACCAGATTTATTAATTGAAAGAATGAAAAGCGGTGATCAAACTGCTTTCACTCGAGTTTACGATCGTTATCAAGAGGCCTTGCATGGTGTTATCTATAACATTGTAAAAAACCGTGACGTCTCCGAAGAAATATTACAAGATGTTTTTATTAAGATCTGGAATAACTCTGACTCATATGATTCTGCGCAAGGGCGTTTTTTCACGTGGGCTTTAAACATTTCTCGTAATGCTTCTATAGATTATTTAAGATCTAAGCGACATAAAGACGGTTTAAAAAACCTAAGTACAGATAATTTCGTAGATATACTAGAAACCAGTGAAGATCTGGATAACTCAACAAATGCTATCTATCTTAAAAAATGGATTAACAAATTAGAACCTATGTGTATAAAAATCATAGATGTAATATTCTTTAAAGGATTTACATTCAATGACGGTGCAAAGGAGCTTGATATGCCTTCTGGAACTTTAAAAACCAGGCATAGAAAATGTATGATGGCATTACGTAATATGATACTGAACTAA